In the Microcebus murinus isolate Inina chromosome 14, M.murinus_Inina_mat1.0, whole genome shotgun sequence genome, one interval contains:
- the LOC142875433 gene encoding polyadenylate-binding protein 4-like isoform X2 — MNAAASSYPMASLYVGDLHSDVTEAMLYEKFSPAGPVLSIRVCRDMITRRSLGYAYVNFQQPADAERALDTMNFDVIKGKPIRIMWSQRDPSLRKSGVGNVFIKNLDKSIDNKALYDTFSAFGNILSCKVVCDENGSKGYAFVHFETQEAADKAIEKMNGMLLNDRKVFVGRFKSRKEREAELGAKAKEFTNVYIKNFGEEVDDESLKELFSQFGKTLSVKVMRDPSGKSKGFGFVSYEKHEDANKAVEEMNGKEISGKVIFVGRAQKKVERQAELKRKFEQLKQERISRYQGVNLYIKNLDDTIDDEKLRKEFSPFGSITSAKVMLEDGRSKGFGFVCFSSPEEATKAVTEMNGRIVGSKPLYVALAQRKEERKAHLTNQYMQRVAGMRALPANAILNQFQPAAGGYFVPAVPQAQGRPPYYTPNQLAQMRPNPRWQQGGRPQGFQGMPSAIRQSGPRPTLRHLAPTGVPTAVQNLAPRAAVTAAAAAPRAVAPYKYASSVRSPHPAIQPLQAPQPAVHVQGQEPLTASMLAAAPPQEQKQMLGERLFPLIQTMHSNLAGKITGMLLEIDNSELLHMLESPESLRSKVDEAVAVLQAHHAKKEAAQKVGAVAAATS; from the exons atgaACGCTGCGGCCAGCAGCTACCCCATGGCCTCCCTGTACGTGGGTGACCTGCACTCGGACGTCACCGAGGCCATGCTGTATGAAAAGTTCAGCCCTGCGGGGCCTGTGCTGTCCATCCGGGTCTGTCGAGATATGATCACTCGCCGCTCCCTGGGTTATGCCTACGTCAACTTCCAGCAGCCAGCTGACGCTGAGCGGGCCTTGGACACCATGAACTTTGATGTGattaaaggaaagccaatccgtaTCATGTGGTCTCAGAGGGATCCCTCTTTGAGAAAGTCTGGTGTGGGAAACGTCTTCATCAAGAACCTGGACAAATCTATAGATAACAAGGCACTTTATGATACTTTTTCTGCTTTTGGAAACATTCTGTCCTGTAAGGTGGTGTGTGATGAGAACGGCTCTAAGGGTTATGCTTTTGTCCACTTCGAAACCCAAGAGGCTGCCGACAAGGCCATCGAGAAGATGAATGGCATGCTCCTCAATGACCGCAAAGTGTTTGTGGGCAGATTCAAGTCTCGCAAAGAGCGGGAAGCTGAGCTTGGAGCCAAAGCCAAGGAATTTACCAATGTGTATATCAAGAACTTTGGGGAAGAGGTGGATGATGAGAGTCTGAAAGAGCTATTCAGCCAGTTTGGTAAGACACTAAGTGTCAAGGTGATGAGAGATCCCAGTGGGAAATCCAAAGGCTTTGGCTTTGTCAGTTACGAAAAACACGAGGATGCCAATAAGGCTGTGGAAGagatgaatggaaaagaaatcagtGGTAAAGTCATATTTGTAGGCCGTGCTCAGAAGAAAGTGGAACGGCAGGCAGAGTTAAAACGGAAATTTGAGCAGCTGAAACAGGAGAGAATTAGTCGATATCAGGGGGTGAATCTCTACATTAAGAACTTGGATGACACTATTGATGATGAGAAATTAAGGAAAGAGTTTTCTCCTTTTGGATCAATCACCAGTGCTAAGGTGATGCTGGAAGATGGAAGAAGCAAAGGGTTTGGCTTCGTCTGCTTCTCATCTCCTGAAGAGGCAACCAAAGCAGTCACTGAGATGAATGGACGCATCGTGGGCTCCAAGCCACTGTATGTTGCCCTGGcccagaggaaggaagagagaaaggctCACCTGACCAACCAATATATGCAGCGGGTGGCTGGAATGAGAGCACTCCCTGCCAATGCCATCTTAAATCAGTTCCAGCCTGCAGCTGGTGGCTACTTTGTGCCAGCAGTCCCACAGGCTCAAGGAAGACCTCCGTATTATACACCTAACCAGTTAGCACAGATGAGGCCTAATCCACGCTGGCAGCAAGGCGGGAGACCTCAAGGCTTCCAAGGAATGCCAAGTGCTATACGCCAGTCTGGGCCTCGTCCAACTCTTCGCCATCTGGCTCCAACTG GCGTTCCCACAGCCGTGCAGAACTTAGCGCCTCGTgctgctgtcactgctgctgctgctgctcctagAGCTGTTGCACCATACAAATACGCCTCCAGTGTCCGCAGCCCTCATCCTGCAATACAGCCTCTGCAGGCACCCCAGCCTGCAGTCCATGTGCAGGGGCAGGAGCCTCTGACTGCCTCCATGCTGGCTGCAGCACCCCCCCAAGAACAGAAGCAGATGTTGGGAGAACGTTTGTTCCCACTCATCCAAACAATGCATTCAAACCTGGCTGGAAAGATTACGGGAATGCTGCTGGAGATCGATAACTCTGAACTGCTGCACATGCTGGAGTCCCCTGAGTCTCTCCGCTCCAAGGTGGATGAAGCTGTGGCAGTTCTACAGGCTCATCATGCCAAGAAAGAAGCTGCCcagaaagtgggtgctgttgctgctgctaccTCTTAG
- the LOC142875433 gene encoding polyadenylate-binding protein 4-like isoform X1 produces MNAAASSYPMASLYVGDLHSDVTEAMLYEKFSPAGPVLSIRVCRDMITRRSLGYAYVNFQQPADAERALDTMNFDVIKGKPIRIMWSQRDPSLRKSGVGNVFIKNLDKSIDNKALYDTFSAFGNILSCKVVCDENGSKGYAFVHFETQEAADKAIEKMNGMLLNDRKVFVGRFKSRKEREAELGAKAKEFTNVYIKNFGEEVDDESLKELFSQFGKTLSVKVMRDPSGKSKGFGFVSYEKHEDANKAVEEMNGKEISGKVIFVGRAQKKVERQAELKRKFEQLKQERISRYQGVNLYIKNLDDTIDDEKLRKEFSPFGSITSAKVMLEDGRSKGFGFVCFSSPEEATKAVTEMNGRIVGSKPLYVALAQRKEERKAHLTNQYMQRVAGMRALPANAILNQFQPAAGGYFVPAVPQAQGRPPYYTPNQLAQMRPNPRWQQGGRPQGFQGMPSAIRQSGPRPTLRHLAPTGNAPASRGLPTTTQRVGSECPDRLAMDFGGAGAAQQGLTDSCQSGGVPTAVQNLAPRAAVTAAAAAPRAVAPYKYASSVRSPHPAIQPLQAPQPAVHVQGQEPLTASMLAAAPPQEQKQMLGERLFPLIQTMHSNLAGKITGMLLEIDNSELLHMLESPESLRSKVDEAVAVLQAHHAKKEAAQKVGAVAAATS; encoded by the coding sequence atgaACGCTGCGGCCAGCAGCTACCCCATGGCCTCCCTGTACGTGGGTGACCTGCACTCGGACGTCACCGAGGCCATGCTGTATGAAAAGTTCAGCCCTGCGGGGCCTGTGCTGTCCATCCGGGTCTGTCGAGATATGATCACTCGCCGCTCCCTGGGTTATGCCTACGTCAACTTCCAGCAGCCAGCTGACGCTGAGCGGGCCTTGGACACCATGAACTTTGATGTGattaaaggaaagccaatccgtaTCATGTGGTCTCAGAGGGATCCCTCTTTGAGAAAGTCTGGTGTGGGAAACGTCTTCATCAAGAACCTGGACAAATCTATAGATAACAAGGCACTTTATGATACTTTTTCTGCTTTTGGAAACATTCTGTCCTGTAAGGTGGTGTGTGATGAGAACGGCTCTAAGGGTTATGCTTTTGTCCACTTCGAAACCCAAGAGGCTGCCGACAAGGCCATCGAGAAGATGAATGGCATGCTCCTCAATGACCGCAAAGTGTTTGTGGGCAGATTCAAGTCTCGCAAAGAGCGGGAAGCTGAGCTTGGAGCCAAAGCCAAGGAATTTACCAATGTGTATATCAAGAACTTTGGGGAAGAGGTGGATGATGAGAGTCTGAAAGAGCTATTCAGCCAGTTTGGTAAGACACTAAGTGTCAAGGTGATGAGAGATCCCAGTGGGAAATCCAAAGGCTTTGGCTTTGTCAGTTACGAAAAACACGAGGATGCCAATAAGGCTGTGGAAGagatgaatggaaaagaaatcagtGGTAAAGTCATATTTGTAGGCCGTGCTCAGAAGAAAGTGGAACGGCAGGCAGAGTTAAAACGGAAATTTGAGCAGCTGAAACAGGAGAGAATTAGTCGATATCAGGGGGTGAATCTCTACATTAAGAACTTGGATGACACTATTGATGATGAGAAATTAAGGAAAGAGTTTTCTCCTTTTGGATCAATCACCAGTGCTAAGGTGATGCTGGAAGATGGAAGAAGCAAAGGGTTTGGCTTCGTCTGCTTCTCATCTCCTGAAGAGGCAACCAAAGCAGTCACTGAGATGAATGGACGCATCGTGGGCTCCAAGCCACTGTATGTTGCCCTGGcccagaggaaggaagagagaaaggctCACCTGACCAACCAATATATGCAGCGGGTGGCTGGAATGAGAGCACTCCCTGCCAATGCCATCTTAAATCAGTTCCAGCCTGCAGCTGGTGGCTACTTTGTGCCAGCAGTCCCACAGGCTCAAGGAAGACCTCCGTATTATACACCTAACCAGTTAGCACAGATGAGGCCTAATCCACGCTGGCAGCAAGGCGGGAGACCTCAAGGCTTCCAAGGAATGCCAAGTGCTATACGCCAGTCTGGGCCTCGTCCAACTCTTCGCCATCTGGCTCCAACTGGTAATGCTCCGGCCTCTCGTGGCCTCCCTACTACTACTCAGAGAGTCGGGTCTGAGTGCCCGGACCGCTTGGCTATGGACTTTGGTGGGGCTGGTGCCGCCCAGCAAGGGCTGACTGACAGCTGCCAGTCTGGAGGCGTTCCCACAGCCGTGCAGAACTTAGCGCCTCGTgctgctgtcactgctgctgctgctgctcctagAGCTGTTGCACCATACAAATACGCCTCCAGTGTCCGCAGCCCTCATCCTGCAATACAGCCTCTGCAGGCACCCCAGCCTGCAGTCCATGTGCAGGGGCAGGAGCCTCTGACTGCCTCCATGCTGGCTGCAGCACCCCCCCAAGAACAGAAGCAGATGTTGGGAGAACGTTTGTTCCCACTCATCCAAACAATGCATTCAAACCTGGCTGGAAAGATTACGGGAATGCTGCTGGAGATCGATAACTCTGAACTGCTGCACATGCTGGAGTCCCCTGAGTCTCTCCGCTCCAAGGTGGATGAAGCTGTGGCAGTTCTACAGGCTCATCATGCCAAGAAAGAAGCTGCCcagaaagtgggtgctgttgctgctgctaccTCTTAG